In one window of Acidimicrobiales bacterium DNA:
- a CDS encoding LLM class flavin-dependent oxidoreductase has translation MTEFWLAGASLPGRTADLAHRAEDEGWDGWALVDSQNLAFDPYVHLGLAAAATSRLKLATGVTNPLTRHPAATATAIGTVQAESGGRAVLGIGRGDSSLAHLGLAPASPAAFERYLVRLQGYLHGEEVPFDASRDGAGVAPPATALGMADAPSGSRIGWIAAGSLPKVPLDVAATGPKVIGIASRVADRITFAVGSDPERMKWAIGEARSVGIGDRMPLGAYLPVVVHKDRDRARELVGGGVASFARFSVMHGKVAGPVNDADRDVLAGVHDRYDMHRHFTHGSPQSQGLPAETVDRFAVAGPPSYCTERLAQLLELGLDKLVLLGGGIGMDRDAARESRRMLVEEVLPKLR, from the coding sequence GTGACCGAGTTCTGGCTCGCGGGAGCGTCGCTTCCCGGCCGCACCGCCGACCTGGCGCACCGGGCGGAGGACGAGGGCTGGGACGGTTGGGCGCTGGTCGACTCGCAGAACCTCGCCTTCGATCCCTACGTGCATCTCGGGCTTGCAGCAGCTGCCACGTCGCGCCTGAAACTGGCGACCGGTGTCACCAACCCGTTGACGCGCCACCCCGCCGCGACTGCGACGGCTATCGGAACCGTACAGGCCGAATCCGGCGGCCGCGCGGTCCTCGGTATCGGTCGCGGCGACTCGTCGCTCGCCCATCTCGGTCTGGCCCCTGCATCGCCTGCAGCCTTCGAGCGTTACCTCGTGAGACTGCAGGGATACCTGCACGGTGAAGAGGTCCCGTTTGACGCATCGCGGGACGGTGCCGGCGTTGCCCCGCCCGCCACCGCCCTCGGCATGGCGGACGCTCCATCAGGAAGCCGGATCGGATGGATCGCCGCCGGTTCACTCCCGAAGGTGCCCCTTGACGTGGCCGCCACGGGGCCGAAGGTGATCGGCATCGCGTCGCGTGTCGCCGACCGCATCACGTTCGCCGTCGGCTCCGACCCCGAGCGCATGAAGTGGGCGATCGGGGAGGCGCGCTCCGTTGGGATCGGTGATCGGATGCCGCTCGGCGCGTACCTACCTGTCGTCGTGCACAAAGACAGGGACCGTGCGAGGGAGCTCGTCGGCGGCGGGGTTGCGTCGTTTGCGAGGTTCTCGGTGATGCATGGCAAGGTGGCGGGGCCCGTCAACGACGCCGACAGGGACGTGCTTGCCGGCGTGCACGACCGCTACGACATGCACCGCCACTTCACCCACGGCTCTCCGCAGAGCCAAGGACTGCCGGCGGAAACGGTGGATCGTTTCGCCGTGGCCGGGCCACCGTCGTACTGCACGGAGCGCCTCGCCCAGCTGCTGGAGCTCGGCCTGGACAAGCTCGTGCTGCTCGGAGGGGGGATCGGCATGGACCGGGACGCGGCTCGCGAATCCCGGCGGATGCTGGTGGAGGAGGTCCTGCCGAAGCTCCGTTAG
- a CDS encoding site-specific integrase, producing MPARRHFGSVRKLPSGRYQASYWHETVRHVAPQTFASKSEAQAALAAMEADILRGVWIDPSGGRVTLAKWADGWLTCRTDLRPVTWAKYRHMLDRHVLPILGDQELAKLRPSAVRSWYMGMRARYKTTADDAYRMLRAILTTAVTDGLIPKNPCRVKGAGQARSAERPTASVAEVIAAAKATPDHHRLAVLLPAWCQLRRGEVLGLQRRDIDLLHSTIRIDRSVVRPMSGELVVGPPKTSAGRRSIAVPSNVLPALTQHLERYVGPNPEDWLFTSEAGGPMLPSTLNRIWQRTREVIGRPDLFYHDLRHSGLTWSAASGASIAELMRRGGHANPTAALRYQHATEDRDRAIADALADLAVGTVTPLRTAPARPARARSPKA from the coding sequence ATGCCCGCCCGCCGCCACTTCGGCTCAGTCCGAAAGCTCCCATCCGGCCGCTACCAAGCCAGCTACTGGCACGAGACCGTCCGCCACGTAGCCCCGCAGACCTTCGCTTCGAAGAGCGAAGCTCAAGCCGCGCTGGCCGCCATGGAGGCGGACATCCTGCGCGGGGTGTGGATCGATCCGTCGGGCGGGAGGGTCACCTTGGCCAAGTGGGCCGACGGCTGGCTCACATGTCGTACCGACCTACGGCCGGTCACCTGGGCCAAGTACCGCCACATGCTCGACCGCCATGTCCTGCCGATACTCGGCGATCAGGAACTGGCGAAGCTCCGACCCTCGGCTGTCCGCTCGTGGTACATGGGAATGAGAGCGAGATACAAGACCACAGCCGACGACGCGTACCGGATGTTGCGGGCCATCCTCACGACCGCCGTCACGGACGGGCTCATCCCCAAGAACCCGTGCCGGGTTAAGGGAGCCGGACAGGCACGATCGGCTGAACGCCCTACTGCGTCAGTCGCAGAGGTCATTGCCGCAGCAAAAGCCACTCCCGATCATCATCGGCTGGCAGTGCTCCTGCCTGCTTGGTGCCAGCTACGGCGAGGAGAAGTCCTCGGTCTGCAGCGTCGCGACATCGATCTCTTGCACAGCACCATCCGGATCGACCGCTCCGTAGTGCGGCCGATGTCCGGAGAACTCGTCGTCGGGCCGCCGAAGACGTCAGCGGGCCGACGCAGCATCGCCGTGCCCTCGAACGTCCTCCCCGCCTTGACGCAGCACCTCGAGAGATACGTTGGTCCGAATCCCGAGGACTGGCTCTTCACCTCCGAGGCCGGCGGGCCCATGCTGCCGAGCACACTCAACCGGATATGGCAGCGCACCCGGGAGGTGATCGGACGGCCCGACCTCTTCTACCACGACCTCCGCCACTCCGGGCTCACCTGGTCCGCTGCGTCCGGTGCCTCGATCGCGGAACTGATGCGTCGTGGTGGGCACGCCAACCCAACAGCCGCCCTTCGGTACCAGCACGCGACGGAAGATCGGGACCGTGCCATCGCCGACGCTCTGGCTGATCTCGCAGTCGGGACGGTGACTCCTCTGCGAACGGCGCCGGCCCGGCCTGCACGAGCCCGATCGCCAAAGGCCTAG
- a CDS encoding DUF2017 family protein, translating into MGDHGARQLTPLFARRLIQRSGDAYKLNLDGDERDLLRNLGPQFAALLDDPTQPVLERLFPPAYNEQEDLQLQDEYRRLMQEDLVDRHRQEFELLASTAGSDALTGEQLLAWARALNSIRLVLGTHLDVQEDEENRRPESPDEALYQWLTYLLGEVVEALEDQT; encoded by the coding sequence GTGGGCGACCATGGAGCACGACAGCTGACGCCGCTCTTCGCACGCCGGCTCATCCAGAGGTCAGGCGACGCCTACAAGCTCAACCTCGACGGTGACGAGCGCGACCTCCTGCGCAACCTCGGGCCGCAGTTCGCGGCTCTGCTCGACGACCCCACGCAGCCCGTGCTGGAACGGCTCTTCCCGCCCGCGTACAACGAGCAGGAGGACCTTCAGTTGCAGGACGAGTACCGCCGATTGATGCAGGAGGACCTCGTCGACCGCCATCGCCAGGAGTTCGAGCTGCTCGCCTCGACGGCCGGCTCAGACGCGTTGACCGGCGAGCAACTCCTGGCGTGGGCGCGCGCTCTCAACAGCATCCGGCTGGTCCTCGGGACCCATCTCGACGTGCAGGAGGACGAGGAGAACCGCCGGCCGGAGTCACCGGACGAGGCGCTCTACCAGTGGCTGACCTACCTGCTCGGTGAAGTAGTAGAAGCGCTGGAAGACCAGACTTGA
- a CDS encoding COX15/CtaA family protein: protein MADTTTTAPGAGTVGGLAGLTARLPRVSPRAFRVVAAAAVWALAVTIVSGAAVRLTGSGLGCPDWPNCTATGVVAPLQFHAWVEFGNRLINAAVSLASIGALAAALLRSPRRRDLTWLSAGLVVGLFAEVVMGALVVYYKLAPALVSAHFLLGLAFLAVAVVLYERAGIHDEAAEPRPLVDRSTIVLSRLLLIATAAVVTLGTIVTSTGPHGGDPTAQRFRLSLHSVAQLHGTSVEIFLVVTVVALWNLARTGAPRPVIKRAQLLLGALVLQAVIGYIQYFNGDPVGLVAVHVAGAALVIIAVIHFYAGLWARAARPVRAGS from the coding sequence ATGGCCGACACGACGACGACCGCCCCGGGGGCCGGGACCGTCGGCGGCCTGGCAGGGCTGACAGCACGTCTACCTCGCGTTTCGCCGCGGGCCTTCCGGGTCGTCGCCGCCGCAGCCGTGTGGGCCCTCGCTGTCACGATCGTGTCGGGGGCGGCTGTCCGCCTCACGGGGTCGGGGCTCGGCTGCCCGGACTGGCCGAACTGCACCGCGACCGGCGTCGTGGCGCCGCTGCAGTTCCACGCGTGGGTGGAGTTCGGGAATCGGTTGATCAACGCAGCGGTGTCGTTGGCCTCCATCGGGGCGCTCGCGGCCGCCCTGCTGCGTTCGCCCCGCCGGCGGGACCTCACCTGGCTGTCTGCCGGCCTGGTGGTCGGCCTGTTCGCCGAGGTGGTCATGGGCGCCCTCGTCGTCTACTACAAGCTGGCGCCAGCGCTCGTCTCGGCCCACTTCCTCCTCGGCCTCGCATTCCTCGCGGTCGCTGTGGTGCTCTACGAGCGGGCGGGCATCCACGACGAGGCGGCCGAACCCCGACCGCTCGTCGACCGCTCGACCATCGTCCTGTCCCGCCTCTTATTGATCGCCACAGCCGCGGTGGTCACCCTCGGGACCATCGTCACGTCCACCGGTCCTCATGGAGGTGACCCGACCGCTCAGCGGTTCCGTCTTTCCCTTCATTCTGTTGCACAGCTGCACGGCACTTCGGTCGAGATATTTCTCGTGGTCACCGTCGTGGCGCTGTGGAACCTGGCTCGGACCGGCGCACCCCGGCCGGTCATCAAGAGGGCGCAATTGCTCCTAGGTGCGCTCGTTCTTCAGGCGGTTATCGGCTACATCCAGTACTTCAACGGTGACCCCGTCGGGCTTGTCGCCGTCCACGTAGCGGGCGCAGCCCTCGTGATCATCGCCGTCATCCACTTCTACGCGGGGCTCTGGGCCCGAGCGGCCCGGCCCGTGCGGGCGGGAAGCTGA
- the clpS gene encoding ATP-dependent Clp protease adapter ClpS yields MPTAAPVEIKEPEVGEVAAADRPWKVLVWNDPINLMSYVTFVLQKLFGYSREKAHSLMLDVHYKGRAVVSHGPREKAELDVFRLHEHGLWATMEHDS; encoded by the coding sequence ATGCCAACCGCAGCGCCGGTAGAGATCAAGGAACCCGAAGTAGGCGAGGTCGCCGCCGCGGACCGCCCGTGGAAGGTCCTGGTCTGGAACGACCCGATAAACCTGATGTCCTACGTCACATTCGTCCTCCAGAAGCTGTTCGGGTACAGCCGGGAAAAGGCCCACAGTCTCATGCTCGACGTGCACTACAAGGGAAGGGCCGTCGTGTCGCACGGCCCCAGGGAGAAGGCGGAACTGGACGTGTTCCGCCTCCACGAGCACGGCTTGTGGGCGACCATGGAGCACGACAGCTGA
- a CDS encoding nucleotidyl transferase AbiEii/AbiGii toxin family protein produces MDELQERLARVGLSALSSYGFVLAGGYALQAHQLVDRLSEDIDLFTDRWDREEFTRAVDAVCKAYRTDGLDVAVPRRAEAFARIQVTDPQAGRIATVDLAADFRQLDPVQLSVGPVLAERDAVSSKVATVFSRGEARDYLDLAGILDSGRFTREELIRLGSEADRGFSKGWFAEALAGVDRFPEEDFAGYGVDSKRIAQVKETMRSWSSALRAEIARETVPPSVPEVTRSIQTPTGPAYPQQRGRGHPSPSPWTTGPSGTPETPSRGPEIGF; encoded by the coding sequence GTGGACGAACTCCAGGAGCGTCTCGCTCGAGTGGGCCTCTCAGCCTTGAGTTCATACGGGTTCGTCCTCGCCGGTGGCTACGCGCTCCAGGCTCATCAGCTCGTGGACCGGCTGAGCGAGGACATCGATCTCTTCACCGACAGATGGGACCGGGAGGAGTTCACTCGGGCCGTGGACGCCGTTTGCAAGGCGTACCGGACGGACGGGCTGGATGTCGCTGTCCCTCGACGAGCCGAGGCCTTCGCCCGCATCCAGGTAACTGACCCCCAAGCAGGCAGGATCGCAACCGTCGACCTGGCTGCCGACTTCCGCCAGTTGGACCCTGTCCAGTTGTCCGTCGGACCGGTGCTGGCGGAGCGAGATGCCGTGTCGTCGAAGGTGGCCACTGTCTTCAGCCGAGGGGAGGCCCGGGACTACTTGGACCTTGCCGGGATCCTCGACAGCGGCCGGTTCACCAGGGAAGAGCTCATCCGCCTCGGCAGCGAGGCGGATCGAGGCTTCAGCAAAGGATGGTTCGCCGAGGCTCTCGCCGGCGTTGACCGCTTCCCGGAGGAAGACTTCGCCGGCTATGGCGTAGATAGCAAACGCATTGCGCAGGTCAAGGAGACGATGCGCAGTTGGAGTAGCGCGCTGCGGGCGGAGATCGCACGAGAGACAGTTCCACCCTCGGTCCCGGAAGTGACTCGCAGCATCCAGACGCCGACAGGGCCCGCTTACCCGCAGCAGCGGGGCCGTGGCCACCCCTCCCCCTCCCCTTGGACAACTGGGCCGTCGGGTACGCCCGAAACCCCGTCTCGCGGCCCTGAGATCGGCTTCTAG
- a CDS encoding alpha/beta hydrolase produces the protein MSTSPAPVPARRETIAGTGGVNLSCIVRNRDGDATPLLLVHGLASNARLWDGVADRLAASGHPVVAVDQRGHGRSEKPGDGYDFQTLTADLLALVDHYGWDRPLAAGQSWGANVVLELAALHPDAVSAVALIDGGTHDLADGFADWPTCEAALAPPPLDGMPAARVESHIRNSHPGWPEQGVEGTLANMEFLPDGTIRPWLSREDHMVILRHLWEHKPSTRFAEMSVPVLIIPARDESNQRWMQGKRDSVERAAKLLPRSVVHWIDGDHDLHAQHPDVVADLLDAATQPGFFS, from the coding sequence GTGAGCACCAGCCCAGCTCCCGTACCTGCGAGGCGGGAGACCATCGCCGGCACGGGAGGGGTGAACCTCAGCTGCATCGTCCGGAACCGCGACGGTGACGCAACGCCTTTGCTGCTGGTTCACGGTCTCGCGTCGAACGCCCGCCTGTGGGACGGGGTCGCCGATCGGCTCGCGGCGTCCGGGCACCCGGTCGTCGCTGTCGACCAGCGCGGTCATGGCCGGTCCGAAAAGCCCGGCGACGGTTACGACTTCCAGACCTTGACCGCCGATCTGCTGGCACTGGTCGATCACTACGGCTGGGATAGACCGCTGGCCGCCGGCCAGAGCTGGGGCGCGAACGTCGTGCTCGAGCTCGCCGCGCTCCACCCGGATGCTGTGAGCGCGGTCGCTCTGATCGACGGCGGTACCCACGACCTCGCGGACGGTTTCGCCGACTGGCCGACGTGCGAAGCCGCGCTCGCTCCACCGCCGCTCGACGGCATGCCCGCGGCCCGCGTCGAATCACACATTCGCAACTCGCACCCCGGCTGGCCCGAGCAAGGGGTAGAAGGGACCCTCGCCAACATGGAGTTTCTCCCGGACGGGACCATCCGCCCGTGGCTGTCGCGCGAAGACCACATGGTGATACTCCGCCACCTTTGGGAGCACAAACCTTCGACCCGCTTCGCGGAAATGAGCGTTCCCGTGCTGATCATCCCGGCGCGAGACGAATCGAACCAGCGCTGGATGCAAGGCAAGCGTGATTCGGTCGAACGCGCTGCGAAGCTGCTGCCGCGCTCGGTCGTTCATTGGATCGACGGTGACCACGACCTCCACGCTCAGCACCCCGATGTCGTCGCTGACCTGCTCGACGCAGCGACCCAGCCGGGGTTCTTCTCGTGA
- a CDS encoding PPOX class F420-dependent oxidoreductase translates to MDVQDALEFLSSNHRSVLIARRPGGEPQPSPVVHGVDDRGRIVVSSREAAFKVRNIRRDPRVTLCAFTDNFFGKWVVVEGRAEIVSLPEAMEPLVELYRGIAGEHPDWDDYREAMVREKRVIIAITPTSAGPDRAG, encoded by the coding sequence ATGGACGTTCAAGACGCTCTCGAGTTCCTCAGCTCCAACCACCGGTCGGTACTGATCGCCCGCCGTCCCGGCGGTGAACCACAGCCGTCGCCGGTGGTGCACGGGGTGGACGATCGGGGGAGGATCGTCGTGTCGAGCCGGGAAGCGGCGTTCAAGGTGCGCAACATCAGGCGCGACCCTCGCGTGACTCTCTGCGCGTTCACGGACAACTTCTTCGGGAAGTGGGTGGTGGTCGAGGGCCGCGCGGAGATCGTGTCGTTGCCTGAGGCGATGGAACCTCTGGTCGAGTTGTACCGCGGGATCGCCGGCGAGCACCCGGACTGGGACGACTACCGCGAGGCGATGGTGCGCGAGAAGCGCGTGATCATCGCTATCACCCCGACCTCCGCCGGTCCCGACCGAGCGGGGTGA
- a CDS encoding amidohydrolase family protein, protein MAFDLLIRGGSLIDGTGSAATRADVGIAGGVVVDVGRLAGTTAERVIDADGAVVAPGFVDIHTHYDGQATWDERLQPSSAHGVTTVVMGNCGVGFAPVRPTDHAQLIELMEGVEDLPGTVLHEGLTWEWESIPEYLDALDRRPHDIDFAAQVCHGPLRLYVMGQRGADREPASAEEIADMGRLAAEGIRAGALGFTTSRTLNHRTSRGEPTPTLTAAREELVGIAEAIGETGGGVLQVISDFPDFDDEMTTLFEMMRRSGRPLSMSLAQFRPGPGYRRQLQTLEDANREGLQMRAQVAARAIGLMIGLQGSVNPLKGSETYRSVEHLPLPERVERLGQPDVRRQVLAELAARPGGVRQPLDRIFELGDPPDYEPDSSDSISARARRAGQEPEELMYDLLLADGGRTLLYLPFLNYFDGNLDAAAELLGHPHTVPGLGDGGAHVGTICDASFTTTLITYWARDRQQGTKFDLPWVMSRQSRATAEAVGLLDRGIVAPGYKADLNVIDFDNLRNKPPRIAHDLPAGGKRLVQPAQGYLHTVVSGIETYRDGEPTGALPGRLVRGARQDPTRGHHNQAGGQA, encoded by the coding sequence GTGGCTTTTGACCTGCTGATCCGAGGCGGCTCGCTGATCGACGGCACCGGATCCGCGGCCACGAGGGCGGACGTCGGGATCGCCGGTGGGGTTGTCGTCGACGTCGGACGTCTCGCCGGGACCACCGCAGAGCGGGTCATCGACGCCGACGGCGCGGTGGTGGCCCCGGGGTTCGTGGACATCCACACCCACTACGACGGTCAGGCAACCTGGGACGAGCGGCTGCAGCCGTCCTCTGCTCACGGCGTCACGACCGTCGTGATGGGCAACTGTGGGGTCGGATTCGCGCCGGTCCGGCCGACCGATCACGCCCAGCTGATAGAGCTGATGGAGGGAGTCGAGGACCTACCGGGCACGGTCCTGCACGAAGGCCTGACCTGGGAGTGGGAGAGCATCCCCGAGTACCTCGACGCCCTCGATCGGCGGCCGCACGACATCGACTTCGCGGCGCAGGTGTGCCACGGCCCGCTTCGCCTCTACGTGATGGGGCAGCGCGGAGCCGACCGTGAACCCGCCAGTGCCGAGGAGATCGCCGACATGGGTCGCCTCGCCGCTGAGGGGATCCGAGCGGGCGCTCTCGGTTTCACGACCAGCAGGACCCTCAACCACCGAACGAGCCGCGGTGAGCCCACACCGACTCTGACCGCGGCACGCGAGGAGCTGGTGGGAATTGCCGAAGCCATCGGGGAGACCGGCGGCGGTGTCCTGCAGGTCATCTCCGACTTCCCGGACTTCGACGACGAGATGACGACACTCTTCGAGATGATGCGGCGGTCCGGACGGCCGCTGTCGATGTCTCTCGCCCAGTTCCGCCCAGGCCCGGGCTACCGACGCCAGCTCCAGACGTTGGAAGACGCCAACCGCGAAGGGCTTCAGATGCGGGCGCAGGTCGCTGCCAGGGCGATCGGCCTGATGATCGGCCTGCAGGGCTCGGTGAACCCACTGAAGGGTTCCGAGACCTACCGCTCGGTGGAACACCTTCCACTGCCCGAGCGAGTCGAGCGGCTCGGTCAGCCCGACGTCCGCCGCCAGGTGCTCGCGGAGCTGGCGGCGCGCCCCGGTGGCGTTCGCCAGCCGCTCGATCGGATCTTCGAGCTCGGGGATCCCCCCGACTACGAGCCCGACTCCAGCGACAGCATCTCTGCCAGGGCGCGGCGCGCGGGGCAGGAGCCGGAGGAGCTGATGTACGACCTGCTCCTCGCAGACGGTGGCAGGACCCTTCTCTACCTGCCGTTCCTGAACTACTTCGACGGCAACCTAGACGCCGCGGCGGAGCTGCTCGGCCATCCGCACACCGTCCCCGGACTCGGGGACGGTGGCGCCCACGTCGGCACCATCTGCGACGCCAGCTTCACCACCACACTCATCACGTACTGGGCGCGGGACCGCCAGCAGGGAACAAAGTTCGACCTGCCCTGGGTCATGAGCCGCCAGTCGAGAGCCACGGCCGAGGCCGTCGGGCTACTCGACCGGGGGATCGTCGCGCCCGGGTACAAGGCTGATCTGAACGTCATCGACTTCGACAACTTGCGCAACAAGCCACCACGGATCGCCCACGACCTTCCCGCCGGCGGCAAGCGCCTCGTCCAACCGGCACAGGGCTACCTCCACACGGTGGTGTCGGGAATCGAGACCTATCGCGACGGCGAACCGACCGGTGCACTACCGGGCAGGCTCGTCCGCGGCGCCAGGCAGGACCCGACAAGAGGCCACCACAACCAAGCCGGAGGCCAGGCATGA
- a CDS encoding ABC transporter permease, translated as MRALRSQTATELRLTLRRGDAVLLNLAIPLGLLIFFSLVDVLPKPAGVRHPVDFLAPGILALAVMSTAMVSLGIATGFERQYGVLKRLAATPLGRPRLLAAKILSIVVIEAFQVGVIVGVALGLGWHAGGSLWPAAPAILLGTVGFAGVGLLMAGALRAEVTLAAANGLYLLLLLLGGMVIPLSKLPAGLRTFARGLPAGALSDALNGALAANSQGVPLRAWIVLAVWAAAAPAAAAYFFRWE; from the coding sequence ATGAGAGCGCTCAGATCTCAGACCGCGACGGAGCTGCGGCTCACCTTGCGGCGCGGCGATGCGGTGCTGCTCAACCTGGCGATACCGCTGGGGCTGCTGATCTTCTTCTCGCTCGTCGACGTGCTGCCGAAGCCCGCCGGCGTGCGCCACCCGGTCGACTTCCTCGCCCCGGGCATCCTCGCCCTCGCGGTCATGTCGACGGCAATGGTCAGCCTTGGCATCGCGACCGGCTTCGAACGCCAATACGGGGTGCTGAAGCGGCTGGCCGCGACTCCGCTCGGCCGCCCCCGCCTGTTGGCGGCGAAGATCCTGTCGATCGTCGTCATCGAGGCGTTCCAGGTCGGCGTGATCGTCGGAGTGGCGCTCGGCCTCGGCTGGCACGCCGGCGGATCCCTGTGGCCCGCCGCCCCGGCGATCCTCCTCGGAACCGTTGGCTTCGCCGGCGTCGGGCTGCTGATGGCCGGTGCTCTGCGCGCGGAGGTGACCCTCGCCGCCGCCAACGGTCTTTACCTTCTCTTGCTGCTCCTCGGCGGGATGGTGATCCCGCTCTCGAAGCTGCCCGCTGGCCTCCGGACCTTCGCACGCGGGCTGCCCGCCGGTGCCCTATCCGACGCGCTCAACGGGGCTCTCGCCGCGAACTCTCAAGGCGTGCCTCTCAGGGCGTGGATCGTCCTGGCGGTGTGGGCGGCCGCAGCACCCGCCGCAGCGGCCTACTTCTTCCGTTGGGAGTAG
- a CDS encoding heme o synthase, with amino-acid sequence MSTAAPTALPGEISLGRRLGGFIALTKPRIIELLLVTTLPTMVVAARGLPPWQLVLTTLAGGTLAAGGANAINMVVDRDIDAVMHRTRKRPLVTGVVSAPEALAFAIGLEVAAFGLLWAEVNLLSALLAVSATLFYVFVYTLWLKRTSRQNIVIGGAAGAVPVLVGWAAVRDSVGWAPVVLFALMFVWTPPHFWALAIRYRDDYKSVDVPMMPVVTSFRKTAAQIFAYTLLVAVVSLVFGWTARMGALYWASAVILGAVFCVLAYRLWRSPNEGLAMKLFHWSITYVTLLFAAMAVDQLVLH; translated from the coding sequence ATGTCGACAGCGGCCCCAACAGCCCTTCCGGGCGAAATATCCCTCGGGCGCCGCCTGGGCGGCTTCATCGCGCTGACCAAGCCACGCATCATCGAGCTGCTCCTCGTGACAACACTGCCGACGATGGTGGTCGCTGCGCGCGGTCTCCCCCCGTGGCAGCTGGTGCTCACCACGCTCGCCGGGGGCACCCTGGCCGCGGGCGGAGCCAACGCCATCAACATGGTCGTCGACCGCGACATCGACGCGGTAATGCACAGGACCCGCAAGCGACCGTTGGTCACCGGGGTCGTGTCCGCGCCGGAAGCGCTGGCCTTCGCCATCGGCTTGGAGGTTGCAGCGTTCGGCCTTCTGTGGGCAGAGGTCAACCTGCTCTCCGCGCTGCTCGCCGTCAGCGCCACGCTGTTCTACGTCTTCGTCTACACGCTCTGGCTGAAGAGGACTTCAAGGCAGAACATCGTGATCGGCGGCGCCGCGGGCGCTGTTCCGGTCCTGGTCGGTTGGGCGGCGGTACGCGACAGCGTCGGGTGGGCCCCTGTGGTTCTCTTCGCCCTCATGTTCGTTTGGACGCCGCCGCACTTCTGGGCCTTGGCCATCCGTTACCGCGACGACTACAAGTCGGTGGACGTGCCGATGATGCCGGTGGTGACGTCGTTCAGGAAGACGGCGGCGCAGATCTTCGCCTACACCTTGCTGGTGGCCGTGGTTTCGCTGGTATTCGGATGGACCGCGAGGATGGGAGCGCTGTACTGGGCCTCGGCTGTGATTCTCGGAGCGGTGTTCTGCGTGCTGGCCTACCGGTTGTGGCGATCGCCCAACGAAGGGCTGGCTATGAAGCTGTTCCACTGGTCGATCACCTACGTGACCCTGCTGTTCGCCGCGATGGCAGTCGACCAGCTGGTGCTGCACTGA
- a CDS encoding amidohydrolase family protein, protein MTFPIISADSHITEPAETYVDHIDPAFADRAPRLENCGEEIGDAFVIDGFPKPLSLGTVAAAGKKPEEIKLKGSRFSDLHAGGWDPQLRLADQERDGVAAEVIYPSIGMVLCNHPDLDYKKACFDAYNRWMAGYCSASPDRLIGLGQTAMRTPEEGIADLETMKQLGLRGVMMPGQPGVEDYDSPIYDEFWAATVALRMVPSFHILTMKAGHTRGPRMNSFLSIVRGCQDVMGMLVLGGVFERNPSVRVVCAEADAGWVPHFMYRMDHAYNRHRNWLPARQELSRPPSEYFAENVYVTFQDDWTAFRFAGDMNWHRLLWANDFPHSDSTWPWSQELLDKHTEELSPEQKQAILSGNVADLYGIDTSALPAAA, encoded by the coding sequence ATGACTTTCCCGATCATCTCTGCGGACTCACACATCACGGAGCCAGCAGAAACCTACGTCGACCACATCGACCCGGCATTCGCCGACCGTGCCCCGCGACTCGAGAACTGCGGCGAGGAGATCGGCGACGCGTTCGTGATCGACGGGTTCCCCAAGCCCCTGTCCCTCGGGACCGTGGCAGCCGCCGGCAAGAAGCCCGAGGAGATCAAGCTCAAGGGATCTCGCTTCTCCGACCTTCATGCGGGCGGGTGGGACCCGCAGCTGCGGCTCGCCGACCAGGAACGGGACGGCGTCGCCGCGGAGGTCATCTACCCGAGCATCGGCATGGTGCTCTGCAACCATCCTGACCTCGACTACAAGAAGGCCTGCTTCGACGCGTACAACCGGTGGATGGCCGGCTACTGCTCGGCGAGCCCCGATCGCCTGATCGGCCTGGGCCAGACGGCGATGAGAACGCCCGAGGAGGGCATCGCGGACCTGGAGACCATGAAGCAGCTCGGCCTGCGCGGGGTGATGATGCCCGGGCAGCCCGGCGTCGAGGACTACGACTCCCCCATCTACGACGAGTTCTGGGCGGCGACGGTGGCGCTGCGCATGGTCCCGTCTTTCCACATCCTCACCATGAAGGCAGGGCACACCCGGGGCCCGAGGATGAACTCGTTCCTCTCCATCGTCCGCGGCTGCCAGGACGTCATGGGGATGCTCGTTCTCGGCGGCGTGTTCGAGCGCAACCCGTCCGTCCGGGTCGTGTGCGCGGAGGCCGACGCCGGCTGGGTCCCGCACTTCATGTATCGCATGGACCACGCCTACAACAGGCACCGCAACTGGCTACCCGCCCGACAGGAACTGAGCCGCCCGCCGTCGGAGTACTTCGCCGAGAACGTCTACGTCACGTTCCAGGACGACTGGACCGCGTTCCGCTTCGCCGGCGACATGAACTGGCACCGGCTCCTCTGGGCCAACGACTTCCCCCACTCCGACTCCACCTGGCCCTGGAGCCAGGAGCTCCTCGACAAGCACACGGAGGAGCTCAGCCCGGAGCAGAAGCAGGCGATCCTCTCCGGAAACGTCGCCGACCTCTACGGGATCGACACGTCGGCACTTCCCGCTGCCGCGTGA